In the Gemmatimonadaceae bacterium genome, AGCTTGAGGCCGAGCACCGAGGGCGCGAGATCCTCGACGCGATCGGCGAGCTGGATGGTGCGCCAGGGCGTCACGAACGGCGCGTGGCCGCGCACCTTGACACCGTCTGCCCATGGTGCGAGCGCGGCGCGGAGAGTCCTGCTCTCGAAGCGGCCGGCGAGATCGAGGCCTGCATAATCGACGAGGTTCGCTTCATGGATGACGGCGACGATGCCGTTGCGCAGCTCGAGGGTGAGCGGTGTACGCACCGTATCGAGCACGCTCACCGGTGACGAGCGATAGAGGTCCTCGTAGCGATCGGGACGCGGGACATTCGCTGCGATCCACCATGCGCGCGCATTGTCGGCGAGCGCGAACTCGGTGAGCTCGTCGCTCATCTCGAAGTCGCCGAAGCCACCGCTGTCGGCAACCTCGTACCGAAATCCGATGCCATCGTCGAACGCGCGCGCGACGATCGCGAAGCGACGACGCGGAACGACGCTCTCGACGAACTGCACGCGCAGCTCGTTGTAATGCTCGTGCACTCGAGAGACCTCACCCCACGGCAGGCCCCACGTCGTGTCGCGCGCGGCGCGCGTCGACGAGACGATCTGCACGCTATCGCCGAGAGCCCGGGCGCCGCGAAAGGTGAAGCCGAGCCGTGAGGGAAGGATCACGTGCTTACCGCCGCGATCGACGCTGTAGAAGGCGATACCGTCGCGAGCGCCAACCGTGACCTCGTTTTTGCCATCCGGTGACACCACACGGAGCGGCGTCTGCGCGGCGAGCTGGGTCGCGGCGAGCACCCCAACGATGATGCCTAACGCTTTCGTGTGTCGATGAGGAAGCGGCAAGGGATGGAGAGGTTGGGGTGTGTGTCCAACGTGCCCAATCGAAATGTCCGAGTAAAAGAGAGGCAGCAACGCGCGCGCGCAAGCTGCGTCAGCGATCCGTTTGCATTTGGTGAGAGTCCCACGAGTTGACCCTTTTTTCACTCTGGCGCCGTAAATAGCACGTGGCGGATCTTCGATCGCCACGGTCTCTCACGAGAGCACACCATCATGAGACTTCTAATCGTTTCGCTGCTCTTGCTCGGTGCATGCGCTTCGTCGGGCACGCACCTCGGTGAGGAGCACGCGCTGTCGCTACTCACGGTGCGAAATCAGCGCGCCGGAAATCTGACGATCTACGTGATGCACGAGGGCTATAGGGGTCGCCGGCTCGGTGAGGTGACGAGCCTCGGCTCGAGCACGTTCGTCCTCGACGAACTGGATGCGCCGCCCGCGACCGATCTGCAATTCCTCGCGGTGTCCTTCGCCGACGGCGTATCGGAGCTCTCCGATCCAGTGCACATCCTTCGCGGCTCGACGTACGAGTGGCGGCTGGCGCCGTTCCGTGGCCATCAGCTCGCATTCCGGCGCAACTCGAGTACCTGAGGCTATTGGGCGGCGGTGCGCTCACATGCCGCCGCGCGCTCGAGGAGAAGCTGTCGCTCGCGAACGTTGCGGGTGAGCGCGGCGGCGCGCTCGAAGTCGACGCGTGCTTCGTCATAACGGCCGAGCTTCATGAGCAGATCGCCGCGCACGCTGGGTAGCAAATGGTAATTCCTGAGCGAGGGCTCGGTCGAGATCGCGTCGACGACCTGGAGTCCGGCCGCTGGGCCGAATGCCATCGCGACGGCCACGCCGCGATTCAGCTCCACGACCGGTGACGGCGTGACCTGCGCCAGTCCGGCATAGAGCGCGGCAATTCGCACCCAGTCGGTTTCGTCTCCCGTGCGCGCGCGGGCGTGACACGCGGCGATCGCCGCCTGCAATGCGTACGGTCCGAGGGCCTCGCCTAACGACTCGGCGCGATCGAGGGCGGCGAGACCGCGCCGAATGAGCACGCGATCCCAGCGACCTCGATCCTGATCGAGGAGCAACACCGGCTCGCCGGAGGGACCGATTCGCGCGCGAAGGCGCGATGCCTGGATCTCCATCAGCGCGACCAGTCCGTGGACCTCTCCTTCGTTAGGCATGAGCTCGGCGACGATGCGGCCGAGGCGCAAGGCATCCTCACAGAGGGCGGGTCGAACCCAGTCATCGCCGGCAGTCGCCGCGTACCCCTCGTTGAAGATCAGATAGATCACCTCGAGCACCGAGGCGAGACGCGCGTTCAAGTCGGCACCGCGCGGAACCTCGAATGGCACGCCGGCCTCCGAGAGCGTCCGCTTCGCGCGCACGATGCGTTGCGCGACCGTCGACTCCGGGACGAGAAAGGCACGCGCAATCTCGTCCGTCGTTAGGCCGCCGAGGAGACGGAGCGTGAGGCCGGTGCGCGCTTCGGTCGAGAGCACCGGGTGACAGGACATGAAGATCAGGCGCAACACGTCGTCTCCGACATTGTCGTCGAGCGCCTCGTCGAGCTCCGCCACCGCGGATTCCCGATTCGACTCCAGCTCGTGGCCGATCTGTTGGTGCTTGCGATCCTGCATCGAGCCCCGACGCATCGTGTCGATCGCGCGTCGCTTCGCCGTCTGCATGAGCCACGCGCCGGGATTGTTCGGGATTCCCGACGCCGGCCATTGCTCGAGTGCGGCGACGAGCGCATCCTGCGCGAGATCCTCGGCGAGTCCAACGTCGCGAACGAAGCGCGTGAGGCCAGCGATGAGCTTCGCGGATTCGATGCGCCAGACGGCGTCGATCGTGCGATGAACGTCAGTCGTCATCGATTACGAAGCCGCAACCTGGGCGAGGCGGACTTTCTCACAACGCTCGACGAGTCGCGGTTCGCCGATTTTTTCGGCGACCGCGGGGAATTCGGGCGTTGGTCCGCGCCAGCGAAGCTCATCGACGTCGGAAAATAGCGGGGCGTCCGTTCTGAGGGTCGCGAGCTGCTTGAAGACCAGCGCGGCGGAGCGCTTTTCGTCGCCGAAGACGTCCGCGGGAAACTCCTCGATCGGGCCGTAGCGATTGAGCATGCGGGCCGCCGTCGTTGGTCCGATGCTGGCGATCCCGGGATAGCCGTCCGCGGCGTCACCGACGAGCGCGAGGTAGTCGGGAATGAGACGTGGCTCGACGCCAAACTTCTCGCGCACACCGGCGGCATTGCGAATCTTGCCGCTGCGCCGATCGACCTGCACAACGCGGTCGTCGCGCACGCACTGCGCGAGATCCTTGTCCGGCGTCCAGATGCAGACCTTCTCGACCGCAGGGTCCTGTTCGGCGAGGTAGGCGGCGGACGCGAGCGCGTCATCGGCTTCGAGCTCGACCATCGGCCAGACGGCGACCCCCATCGCGGCGAGTGCGTCCTCGAGAGGATGAAATTGCGCGGCAAGGCTGCGCTCGACGCCTTCCCCCGTTTTGTAGGCCGCCCAAAGGTCGTTGCGGAAGGACTCGATGACGTGATCGGTCGCGACGCCGATATGGGTTGCGCCCGTCTCGAGCATCTGGACGACGGTGCGCAACACGCCAATGACGCCCCCGAAGGGCGGGTCCTCGCCCTTCGTGAAGCGGCGCAATCCGTAGAAGTGCCGGAACAGCTCGTACGTACCGTCGACGAGATGGACGACCATGTCAGTTCACCGGGTGATGCACTGACATATCGCGGACGTGCCTCGACGGCAAGTCTTGCGCGTGCGTGGCTGCCTAACGTGAGCCGAGGATCGCGGAATCAGGCGAGCTTGACGAGCGCAGCGTTCCAGCCGGCGGGATCCTCGTCTTGCTTATGCATCGCGTTCACGTCGACGACGATCTTTCCGCCGTCGCGCATCACGCTGAAACGGTCCATGCCTCGCGTCGCGCGCCCGCTGATGAATTCACCATCGGGCTGATACTTCGAGTGGTGCTTCGGACATTGAAATTGATGATCCGTGTCGTCCCAGCGTAGGGCGGTGTGCTGATGCGGGCAGGACAGATTGAACGCGTAGACGGCGTTCTGCCATCGTACGAGAATCACTTGTTGCTCGCGATCGATCTGTGCGCCATCCGCCGCTGGGACGGGATAGCTGAGCTGATCACCCACACGGGACAGCGCCCGCGTGGCGCCAATACGAAAGTGTTCCGGCAGGGCACTGGCCGTTCGCGCGAAGCCCAGCGTCGCGGCGATTCCGGCGACCGCGACAGCAGCGTCGCGAAGAAATTCTCGCCGGCTAGCGACCGGGCACGCGCGACATTCGTCCCGGGTGCCACCGTCCTCATCTTCGACTATTCGATCCATATTCTCTCTGCACCAAGCTTGTTCGGCGTTGACTCAAACTCTTGTTCACTCTTACCCTCGCTTGCCGCCGAAGATTCTTCGGAGAGAACCGGACCCATCGCTACTTCCAGAACCACATCATCACGCCGCCGATGGTGGACGCGGCAATGGAGCCGATGGCAATGCCACGGTGCAGGTTGACCTGGTGCTGGTAATTGCCATAGTCGAGATAGTCGTGATGGTGGCCGGGCGCGGTCGCGCCGGCCGCGGCGAATCCTGCGTCGGACGCGAGCATCAAGACGGAGTGCACGATGCGCCGCGTGCGGCCCTCGGGATCCTTCCGTGAGTCCCACAGATTCCAGACGCCGGTGATCGTGTTGATGCCGAAGAGCACGCCGATGCCGCCGGCGACGAGCGCATGGGTCGGTTTCATCCACGTCGGCGGCGAGACGTCCTGGATCAGATTCTGTCCGAGCGAATACTCGGCGGCGAAGAGCGGCAGCATCGTGTAGCTGCCGATGCGGTGGATGGTGAGCCGCGTGTAATAGGCGTCGCTGTACTCGATGGCGAGTGGCCGGCGAACGACAGGCGTGTCGACGGGCAACAGCGCGCGCGTGATGATTGGTCCGAGAACCGCTGACGCCGCGCTATCGGGCGGGCTTGCCGAGATCCAGCCGGTATCGTTAGGCGCTCTAGCCGTGCCAGCAAGCGTGATGAGGACGAGTGAGACGGCGATCATAGTGCGTCGGCCTCAGCTGATCGTGAGAATACCTGATGTGGAGTCGTACGACGTCGTGTATTGATGCAGGTTGTTCGCCCGCTGGCCCCCGATCCATTGTCCCGTGAGGTCGTAGGTCGCGCCGTGCCGCGGGCAAACGAAATCGTTGTGCAACAGGTTTACGATTCCACCCTGATGCGGGCACACGCGCGAGAGGGCGATGAAATCGGAGGTGCTGGTTCGCACGACGGCAACCGGCGCGCCGCCAAGGCTGATCATCGCGACGCCGCCGACGGTCGCGAGGGATGAATAATTACTGATTGTGATCGTGCTATTCGCGGGGATGTTCGGCGCCGTGACATCCGCGCCGCCGAGGCTGCCGCACGCATCGAGTGCGGCGATCGCAGCCATGACTCCAGTCTGGATGAGAAAGGTCCGGCGACCGATCCCCTCTTCCTGCTCCAGCGCTGCTCCGTATCCCGCACGCGCCGCGTCACAACCACGGCACGAGATCGGTTCTTCACCATGCAACGACATCAGACATCTCCATCTAGTGGAAACCTCGACCCCTCGACGCGAGCGGCCGTCGCACCACACGACACGCGAGTCCCAAGGACACCCTTATTGCTGCGATCGCCCGTTTCCTCGAGTCCAATGCGATGGGCACGAATCAATCCCGGGAGTGAGGATGCGGCAGACCTCGACCGATTTGCCGACCTACTGGAGCCAACTGGCTGGCTCGACCGTGAGCTTGTCGGCAGATTGCCTACTCGGTTTCGTTCAATCGATCCCATCACTGGCAAAACGATGCGTCGATCTACTGTGGTATTCGCGGTCCTGACGATCTCGGCTCTCGTGTCGATCAACCTCAACGCTCAAGTCACCAGCAGCGAGTACGCGGCTCGACGCGACTCGCTCGCCGCGCGTGTGGGCGACGGCGCCGTACTGGCATTCGGTGGGCGCACGCCAGTGACGGATTTCGGGACGTTCTTTCAGCTACCGTCGTTCCACTATCTCACCAACTACGACGAGCCCGATGCGGCCTTCGTCTTCGTCGTGCATGGTGGGCGCGGAACGGGAACGCTCTACGTTATTCCCTCGGATCCCCGGCGGGCGTTCTACTACGGCTTTCGTCCCGACTCGGCGACGATCGCGCGATTGCTTCAGCTGGCGTCGCGTCCTTTCTCGGCGCTCGCGGCCGCCGTCGACTCGCTGGCGAGTGCCGGGCTGCCGTTGTACACGCTCTCCGATTTCGAGGACGCGGATTTCGCGCGGGTCGACAGCCTAACGAGAGGGCAGGAGTTCGCGCGCGCGCTCGTCGCGCGTCATCCGGCGCTCGTCGTCAAGGATGGTCATCCGATCGTCGATCAACTTCGCGCGCGAAAAAGCCCGGCCGAAGTGGCGCTGCTCAAGAAGGCGGCCGAGATCAGCGCCGAAGGACATCGCATGGTGATGCAAGGGCCGGAGCCGAAGCACGAGTACGATGTTGCTGCGCTCATCGAATACACGTTCAGGAAGCTGGGCGCGGAGCGACCGGCGTATGGCTCGATCGTCGGTACCGGCGTGAACGGTACGCAACTGCACTACATGAAGGACACGGCCGCCGCCAGGCCGGGCGAACTGATCGTGATCGACGCCGCGGCGGAATACCGCGGCTATGCTGCCGATATCACGCGCACGATTCCCGTGAGCGGCACATTCACTCCGGCGCAGCGTGCCGTTTACCAGCTCGTGCGCGACGCGCAAGCGGCGGCCGAGAAGGTGGCGAAGCCGGGCGGTTCGGCACGCGCCGCGGAGGATTCGTCCTTCTTGGTGCGAGCGCGCGGCCTCGCGTCGTTAGGTCTCATCGACAGCGTCGACGCGATCATCGATCCGCCGTGGAACGCCGACTGCACGCCGGTGCCTCGACCGCGGAACTGCACGCAAGCGTATTTCTGGACGATTCACGGGATCAGCCATGGACTTGGGCTCGCCGTGCACGACCCAGCGCAATTTTATTATGGCGATCGCACCTATCAGCCAGGCGACGCGTTCACCATCGAGCCGGGGATCTACATCAGCACGCGCGCGCTCGCGGCACTTCCCGATACGCCGCGCAATCGTGCGTACATCGCGCGCGTGCGGCCGATCGTGCAGAAATACGAGAATACAGGTGTGCGGATCGAGGATGACTATGTGGTGACGCAGACAGGGGTCGAGCGGATCAGCGCGGGCGCGCCGCGGGAGATCGCGGAGATCGAAGCGCTGGCCAAGCTGCGTGGCACGAAGCCTCTGCCATAGAGGTTGTCATCCTGAGGCGCGAAGCTCCTCAGGATGACAACCGGGGCTATTCGGCTCGTAGTGCAACTGCCGGATCCACTTTCGCAGCACGGACTGCAGGTAAGAGACACGCGGCAACTCCGACGGCCGCGATGATGAAGGTGACTGCGCCTAACGTCACCGGATCATGCGGCGCAACGCCGAAGAGGAGACCGCGCAGGAGTCCGGTCGTCACGAGCGCTCCCGTTAGGCCTACGGCAAGTCCTATCCCAAGGAGCACGCCGCCTTCGCCAAGCACCATGCGCAACACGCGCGAGGCGTCGGCGCCCAGGCTCATGCGAATCCCGATCTCCTGCGTCCGCGCGCTCACCGAGAACGCGAGCACGCCGGCGATCCCGACCATCGCGATGACCATCGCGAGGACGCCGAAGGACGCGATGAAGAGCGCGTTCAGCCGTCGCGGTGCAACCGTTCCGTCGCGGACCTCCTCGAGCGTCGCGACATTCTCGATCAGCTGGCGCGGATAGAGATCGCGAATCGCGCGCAGTGCCGCGGGCTGGATCAGTGTTGGGTTGGAGCGCGTGCGAATCACCAGCGCTCCGTTGAAGATCTCTTCCTGCGCGATCGGCTGGAAAACCGTCGGCGTTGGATCGGTGTCGAGACCGGCGTCGCGGGTATCGCCGACGACGCCGACCACCGTACGCCAGTCGCCGGACACCGGTATGAACTTCAGTACTTCGCCCGTCCAGGCGATTCGTCGGCCGATCGGATTCTCGTTTCCAAACAGGCGCTCGGCGAGGGTCGCGTTGATGATGACGACGCGGGCGGACTCGCGGCGATCTGTCGTCGAGAACGCGCGTCCCTGAAGTAGAGGAATGCCCGCGGCCTCGAAGTACTTCGGATCTGCAGTCTTGTACACGCCGCGCGGCGTCGCTTCGCCCGCGGCGAGGGCACGTCCCTCGGCTTTCACCTCGAGCACGAAGTAGGTGTTGCGCAGCGGTACGTTCGAGCCGATCGACGCGACCTGCACGCCGGGCAATGCGCCGATCCGATCGCGCATCCGCTCGTACATCGCCAGCTTCGCTGGTTGATCGAGCGCATTCGTCTCGATCGGAACTTCCATTGTGAGCACGTTCTCGGCGCGGAGACCCGTCTCGACCGAATTGAGCTTCGTGAGCGTGCGAACGAGCAGTCCGGCCGCGGTGAGGAGCACCATGCAGACGGCGAGCTGCGCGACGACGAGCGTCTGCTGCAACCGTTGGCGCGCCCGGCCGGCCGTCGTGCGCTTACCTGCCGCGCTCAGCGACGCTTCTTGGGCTACTTGCGGCACGAACGACAACACGACTGCAGCAGCGATGCTCGTGAGGAGGCCGACCGCGAGCACGAGTCCGTCGACGCGTATCTCGTCGGCGCGTGGGGTGAGCTGCGCCGCAAACGCAACCAGCATCTTGAGGCCGGCGAAGGCGACCAGCACGCCTAACGCACCGCCGATGAGCGCAAGCGCCAGATTCTCGGCGAGCAACAGCCGTCGCAGTCGCCAGCTGCCCGCGCCGAGGGCGGCGCGCACGAGCATTTCGCGCTCGCGTCGCACCCCGCGCATCAGCGTGAGGTTGGCGACGTTCGCGCAGGCGATGAGCAGCACGAAGGCTGCGGCGCCCATGAGGAGCCACAAGGTCAGCGACGCCCGCTCGTTCAGCGCCAGCCGCAGCGGCGAGACAGTGATGTCGTAGCGCGCGGCGCGCTCGTAGGCTTCTGGATGATCAGCGCGAACGTTGGTCCCGATGCGCGCGATCTCGGCCCTTGCCTGTTCGACCGTCGCGCTTGGCGCGAGTCGAGCGAAGACTTCCGTCATGCGGTGCGTCCGTCCCTGCTTCATCGTCGCGCTCAGATGGTGCGGACTCGTCACCACGTTCACGAAGAGATCGGTACGCGTTGGATATTGCGGCGTACGCTGCACCACTCCAACGATCGTCGACGCGATATCATTGATGCGCACCCGCCGTCCGATGACGGTTGGATCGCCGCCGTAGTGCTGCATCCAGAACGTGTGCGACAGGACGGCAACGGACGCCGCCGCGGGTCCGTCGTCCTGCGCACTCGTCAGGCGCCCGATGGTGGGCGCGAGGCCCATGACCTCGAAGTAGTTGCCGCTGATGACGCCCGCCTGTACGTGGACCGGCTCGTCTCCCTCGACCATCGTGAACGTCAGCGAAGAGAACTCGGCGATGCTCGCGAGAGTTTTGGACGCGGTACGGTAGTCGATGATCTCGGGGACCGAGAACGCGACATTGTCCTGGCCCGCACCCTTCGCCGATTGACGCAGATAGACGAGGCGTTCACCCTGGCGATTCGGAAGCGGCCGAAGGAGCGTGCCACGGAGGAGCGTGAACATCGCAGTGTTGGCGCCGATGCCTAACGCGAGGGTCAGGATGACGGCGCAGGCGAATCCGCGCGCCTTGTACAGGCTGCGGACCACTCGGCGGAGGTCGGAGACGAAGGACATGAGTGGATGAGACTTATGACAGTTATGGATTCACTCGCTGTGCGTTCTCGTTCGCCTTCGCCCAAACACGGCGTTCCTGCTCGCGGAGCTCCGGCGTCAACTCGGCGCCGAAGTCCTCCCGCTCGAAGACTTGCCGGATCTCGAGCACGGATTCCGCACCGGTCGGATTGGGACAGCGCTTCGCCCATTCGATCGCCTCCTCCATCGACCGACACTGCCAGAGCCAGAAGCCGGCGATCAGCTCCTTGGTCTCGGCGAATGGTCCGTCGATGACCGTGCGCCTGGTGCCGGAGAACGCGACGCGAGCACCCTTCGAGCTCGGCTGCAGACCTTCGCCAGCGAGCATGACGCCGGCCTTGACCAACTCTTCGTTGTACTTGCCCATGGAGGTGAGAAGCTCGGTGCTGGGCAGCTCACCCGCCTCGGTGTCGCTGTTGGCTTTGACGATGACCATGAAGCGCATGTCAGTAGGGGCTAGGGTCTAGAGAATAGGAGCTGGGCCTCGAGTAGTCCGGCCTCTACCTGTACGTCGAACGAGATTCGCCCAAATCGACATGCGGGCTGAAAATCGTGCAAGACGGTGAGTTGTGTGGATTTGGCGACATTGCTCGCACAATTCCATTACCGACGTGCATGCAATTCATCGCGGTTTGCTGCGTCAATCCCTCAGCGCGTATGCAATGACATAATCGCCGTTTCCGAATTCGTCTCCGCCGCCGACGCAGATCACGACGTACTGCTTTCCGCTTGCGGCGCGATACGTCATCGGCGTCGCACGCGCGCCGCCTGGGAGCGGAGCTTGCCACACGAGCCGGCCGGTCTCGATGTCGAACGCACGAATGGCGTGGTCTATCGTCGCGCCGACGAATACCACGCCGCCGGCGGTGATGATTGCTCCGCCGAGGTTTGGAGACCCGAGCGGCTCGCGGTTGGCCGAGGTTTGCGACGGGCGGTTGGCGCCCAGCGACGCCAAATCGCCGAGCGGCACATCCCACAATTTGCGCCCCGATTTCAGATCGATGGCAACGAGCGAACCAAAGGGCGGCTTCGTGCACGGCAAGTGGCTCGCGCTGATGAGAATTCGGCGGCGCATCACGAACGGCGTACCGTGCATGCGCGTGTATTGATCGCCAAGGCGCGAGGAGTTGTGCATCGCCTCGGTGGTGTCGAACCGATCCAATGGGATGAGCTGCACGAAGGCCGCAACCGTGTTGACCGGAATGACGGCCATTTGCCTAACGGGGTCGACGGCGAGACCGCCCCAGTGCGACCCGCCGATGTTGGAGGGCAGGGCGATCGTTCCCTCGAGACTCGGTGGCGTGAACACGCCCTCGTTCCTGAGCGGGCGAATCTGGGCGAGACAATCCTCGCGGTCGGCAGGCGTCGCGCCCCAGACGTCGTCCAGCGTCAGGCTCTGTGGACTGAGGGGGGGAATGACGGTGTTGAAGGGCTGCGTCGGCGACGCCCGTTCACCGAATACATGGCTGGGCGGAACTGGTCGCTCCTCGACGGGAAAGACGGGCTTTCCGGTGTCGCGATCGAGCACGAACAGCTGACCGGTCTTCGTGGTTTGGAGGACGACGTCGATCGCGCGGCCGCCGCGGGTGATCGTCGCCAACGTCGTCGGCGCGGCGACGTCGTAATCCCACAGATCGTGATGCACTGCCTGAAAATGCCAGACGATCTTCCCTGTCGATGCGCGGATGGCGACAACCGAGTTTGCGTAACGATTGTCGCCGTATCGCTCGCCGCCGAAGTAGTCGGGACTCGGGCTGCCGGTAGGTACGAAGACGAGATCACGCGCCGAGTCGGCGGCGATTACCGACCAGGCGTTCGCGGCGCCGGTGCTGTGCGCCATCGCACCACGCCAGGTGGTCCACGCCGGATCGGTGGAGTCGCGCGGCACGGGATCCCAGGTCCAGCGGAGCGCTCCGGTGCGCGCGTCGAAAGCCCGGACTTCGCCGCTCGCCGCACTTGTACGATTGTTGTCGGCGACGGCTGACCCCGTGACGATCAGTCCGCGAATCACCGCCGGCGGCGATGTGAGCGCGTACTCCTCGTGATAGTAGGGTGCATTGTGCAGTCCGCGCCGAAGGTCGACCGTGCCGTGATCGCCGAAGTCGGCGCAGAGCTTTCCGGTTCGCGAATCGAGCGACAGAATGCGTCCGTCGACGACGCCAACGATGATGCGGCGGCGGCAGAGGGCACTCGGAGACGCGACCGGATCTACCCAAGTGGAGACGCCTCGGTTCGCGAAGTCACCCCAATCGCCGCCGACATCTGGCTTGGCATCGAAGGTCCACCGTTCGAGTCCGGTCGCGGGATCCAGAGCGATGACGCGGCCGAAGGGCGTCGAGAAATACAACGTCCCGTCGACCATGAGTGGCGTCGCCTCGAAGCGCGGATCGCGATGGAAGTGGAAGCGCGCGGTATCCGTCTCGCCAGTGCGGTAGGTCCAGGCGACTACGAGGCGTGACACGTTCTCGCGCGTGATCTGGGCCAGCGGCGCATAACGAGTATTGGCGGCGTCGCGGCCGTATGCGCGCCATTCGCCGCCCTGCTGGGCCATGACGCCGGCGACTGGCAACGTTAGGCAGCCGACGATGATCGCCGACGAAAGCAGGCGCTGCGTCAAGGGCGCCATCCTACCAGATGCGCGCTCTCGAGCTGTCCGGCCGGACCATCGGATCGCCATCCTTGCATCCCCACGCCTGCTTGAACTCGGGCATGTTGCTGAGCGGACCATTGACGCGCCATTTCGCGGGTGAGTGCGGATTCGTCGCGACTTGCAGGCGCTCCGCTTGAGGGCGCTGGATCTCGCGCCAGATCTGGGCCCAGCTGAGGAAGAAGCGCTGTTCAGGCGTGAAGCCGTCGATCGTGGCGATCTGTTCCCCGCGAGCGCGGCGCGCAGCGAGCGCCTTTTGCAGAGCGGCATACGCGACGGTGAGCCCGCCGAAATCACCAATGTTCTCGCCTAACGTCAGCCAGCCGTTCACGTGCGTCGACGAATCGACGACCGTGTACCCGTTGAACTGATCGACGATGCGCTGCGCTTCGACCTTGTATTTCGCCGCGTCTTCCGGCGTCCACCAATCGCGCAGATTGCCCTGCGCGTCGAACTGTCGGCCCTGATCGTCGAAGCCATGACTCATTTCGTGGCCAATCACGGCCCCAATGCCACCGTAGTTCACCGCGTCGTCGGCATCTGGATCGAAAAAGGGAGGCTGCAGAATGCCAGCAGGGAACTGGATCTGATTGAGGGACGGGCTGTAGCTCGCGTTGACTGTCGGCGGCACCATCGTCCATTCGGTGCGGTCCACCGGCTTGCCGAGCCTCGTCCAGGCCCGATGGCGATTCCACTCGCCGGCCATCGCCGCATTTTCGTAGTACGCGCCAGGCTTCACCAGCAGCGTCGAGTAATCTCGCCAGGTGTCGGGATACGCGACCTTACGCAGAAATGCGTCGAGCTTGGCGGTCGCTTGTCGCCTGGTTGCGGCGCTCATCCAGTCGAGCTGCGCGATGCGCTCGCGCAACGCGCTGACGAGATTGTCGACCATCTGCGCGGCTCGTGTGCGCGCTTCGGGAGTGAACGTCCGCTTCACATATTCCTGCCCGACGGCCCAGCCTAAC is a window encoding:
- a CDS encoding Rieske (2Fe-2S) protein, with translation MDRIVEDEDGGTRDECRACPVASRREFLRDAAVAVAGIAATLGFARTASALPEHFRIGATRALSRVGDQLSYPVPAADGAQIDREQQVILVRWQNAVYAFNLSCPHQHTALRWDDTDHQFQCPKHHSKYQPDGEFISGRATRGMDRFSVMRDGGKIVVDVNAMHKQDEDPAGWNAALVKLA
- a CDS encoding ABC transporter permease, whose amino-acid sequence is MSFVSDLRRVVRSLYKARGFACAVILTLALGIGANTAMFTLLRGTLLRPLPNRQGERLVYLRQSAKGAGQDNVAFSVPEIIDYRTASKTLASIAEFSSLTFTMVEGDEPVHVQAGVISGNYFEVMGLAPTIGRLTSAQDDGPAAASVAVLSHTFWMQHYGGDPTVIGRRVRINDIASTIVGVVQRTPQYPTRTDLFVNVVTSPHHLSATMKQGRTHRMTEVFARLAPSATVEQARAEIARIGTNVRADHPEAYERAARYDITVSPLRLALNERASLTLWLLMGAAAFVLLIACANVANLTLMRGVRREREMLVRAALGAGSWRLRRLLLAENLALALIGGALGVLVAFAGLKMLVAFAAQLTPRADEIRVDGLVLAVGLLTSIAAAVVLSFVPQVAQEASLSAAGKRTTAGRARQRLQQTLVVAQLAVCMVLLTAAGLLVRTLTKLNSVETGLRAENVLTMEVPIETNALDQPAKLAMYERMRDRIGALPGVQVASIGSNVPLRNTYFVLEVKAEGRALAAGEATPRGVYKTADPKYFEAAGIPLLQGRAFSTTDRRESARVVIINATLAERLFGNENPIGRRIAWTGEVLKFIPVSGDWRTVVGVVGDTRDAGLDTDPTPTVFQPIAQEEIFNGALVIRTRSNPTLIQPAALRAIRDLYPRQLIENVATLEEVRDGTVAPRRLNALFIASFGVLAMVIAMVGIAGVLAFSVSARTQEIGIRMSLGADASRVLRMVLGEGGVLLGIGLAVGLTGALVTTGLLRGLLFGVAPHDPVTLGAVTFIIAAVGVAACLLPAVRAAKVDPAVALRAE
- a CDS encoding 5'-3' exonuclease H3TH domain-containing protein, which translates into the protein MVVHLVDGTYELFRHFYGLRRFTKGEDPPFGGVIGVLRTVVQMLETGATHIGVATDHVIESFRNDLWAAYKTGEGVERSLAAQFHPLEDALAAMGVAVWPMVELEADDALASAAYLAEQDPAVEKVCIWTPDKDLAQCVRDDRVVQVDRRSGKIRNAAGVREKFGVEPRLIPDYLALVGDAADGYPGIASIGPTTAARMLNRYGPIEEFPADVFGDEKRSAALVFKQLATLRTDAPLFSDVDELRWRGPTPEFPAVAEKIGEPRLVERCEKVRLAQVAAS
- a CDS encoding RNA polymerase sigma factor; translation: MTTDVHRTIDAVWRIESAKLIAGLTRFVRDVGLAEDLAQDALVAALEQWPASGIPNNPGAWLMQTAKRRAIDTMRRGSMQDRKHQQIGHELESNRESAVAELDEALDDNVGDDVLRLIFMSCHPVLSTEARTGLTLRLLGGLTTDEIARAFLVPESTVAQRIVRAKRTLSEAGVPFEVPRGADLNARLASVLEVIYLIFNEGYAATAGDDWVRPALCEDALRLGRIVAELMPNEGEVHGLVALMEIQASRLRARIGPSGEPVLLLDQDRGRWDRVLIRRGLAALDRAESLGEALGPYALQAAIAACHARARTGDETDWVRIAALYAGLAQVTPSPVVELNRGVAVAMAFGPAAGLQVVDAISTEPSLRNYHLLPSVRGDLLMKLGRYDEARVDFERAAALTRNVRERQLLLERAAACERTAAQ
- a CDS encoding aminopeptidase P N-terminal domain-containing protein, coding for MRRSTVVFAVLTISALVSINLNAQVTSSEYAARRDSLAARVGDGAVLAFGGRTPVTDFGTFFQLPSFHYLTNYDEPDAAFVFVVHGGRGTGTLYVIPSDPRRAFYYGFRPDSATIARLLQLASRPFSALAAAVDSLASAGLPLYTLSDFEDADFARVDSLTRGQEFARALVARHPALVVKDGHPIVDQLRARKSPAEVALLKKAAEISAEGHRMVMQGPEPKHEYDVAALIEYTFRKLGAERPAYGSIVGTGVNGTQLHYMKDTAAARPGELIVIDAAAEYRGYAADITRTIPVSGTFTPAQRAVYQLVRDAQAAAEKVAKPGGSARAAEDSSFLVRARGLASLGLIDSVDAIIDPPWNADCTPVPRPRNCTQAYFWTIHGISHGLGLAVHDPAQFYYGDRTYQPGDAFTIEPGIYISTRALAALPDTPRNRAYIARVRPIVQKYENTGVRIEDDYVVTQTGVERISAGAPREIAEIEALAKLRGTKPLP
- a CDS encoding Rieske (2Fe-2S) protein, with translation MSLHGEEPISCRGCDAARAGYGAALEQEEGIGRRTFLIQTGVMAAIAALDACGSLGGADVTAPNIPANSTITISNYSSLATVGGVAMISLGGAPVAVVRTSTSDFIALSRVCPHQGGIVNLLHNDFVCPRHGATYDLTGQWIGGQRANNLHQYTTSYDSTSGILTIS